A single Arcanobacterium canis DNA region contains:
- a CDS encoding carbohydrate ABC transporter permease, producing MKPPISKREMKLRKKLGKDYVGPSPYRVSKALREGSVYTKLSAVIFGLGNLVHKQYVKGLGLLALEVLFIVYMAVSGVSYLADLPGLGDAEQKCVMVDGYPECSESDSSVIILLYGVATIALCLLFVYLWTVAVSSAFKAEEDQKKYGRPMSAMDDFRTLLDTKAHQLLMFLPTLGILTFTVLPLVFMISMAFTNYDHKHLVLFDWVGFDTFGAVFSNAGGDVNLRLFLSVLSWTLVWAFFATFLNFFAGLFMAMLINRRTTRGKGFWRAMFSLSIAVPQFVSLLVIHTMLQPQGAINRLLLDWGWIDHSLPFFTDATWARVTVIVVNLWVGIPYTIMQVTGILQNIPEDQYEAAKLDGANSWQIFTKITMPYIIFVLTPYLITTFTGNVNNFNVIYLLSGGAPVPIGDSAGKTDLLITWLYKLTVDKHDYSLGAVIGILTFIVLAVVSLITYRNSGSYKNEEAFR from the coding sequence GTGAAACCTCCGATCTCGAAGCGTGAAATGAAGCTTCGCAAGAAACTCGGCAAGGACTATGTAGGTCCATCTCCATATCGCGTATCAAAGGCGTTGCGCGAGGGGAGCGTTTACACGAAACTTTCGGCCGTCATCTTCGGCCTGGGCAATCTTGTCCACAAACAATATGTGAAGGGCCTTGGACTTCTCGCACTAGAAGTTCTCTTCATCGTTTATATGGCAGTCAGCGGCGTGTCTTATCTTGCGGATCTGCCTGGTCTGGGCGATGCAGAACAAAAGTGTGTGATGGTTGATGGCTACCCTGAATGTAGTGAATCCGATTCGTCGGTCATCATCCTGCTCTACGGTGTGGCAACTATTGCTCTATGCTTGCTGTTCGTTTACCTGTGGACTGTCGCTGTATCGAGTGCTTTCAAGGCAGAAGAAGACCAGAAGAAATACGGTCGTCCGATGAGTGCGATGGACGATTTCCGTACGCTCCTAGATACCAAGGCGCACCAGCTTCTGATGTTCCTCCCGACGCTCGGCATTCTCACCTTCACAGTTTTGCCCTTGGTGTTTATGATCTCGATGGCCTTCACCAACTATGATCACAAGCATCTGGTGCTTTTTGATTGGGTGGGCTTCGATACCTTCGGTGCTGTGTTCTCCAACGCCGGTGGTGATGTGAACCTTCGACTCTTCCTTTCAGTGCTCTCGTGGACTTTGGTCTGGGCGTTTTTTGCCACGTTCTTGAACTTCTTCGCTGGTTTGTTCATGGCGATGCTCATCAACCGCAGGACAACGCGCGGCAAGGGATTCTGGCGTGCGATGTTCTCGCTGTCGATCGCCGTTCCCCAGTTCGTGTCGCTCCTGGTGATTCACACAATGCTTCAGCCTCAAGGCGCAATCAACCGTCTGCTTCTGGACTGGGGATGGATTGACCATTCCTTGCCCTTCTTCACCGATGCGACGTGGGCGCGAGTGACGGTTATCGTCGTCAACCTTTGGGTCGGTATTCCTTACACGATCATGCAGGTGACGGGCATTTTGCAAAATATTCCTGAGGATCAGTACGAAGCGGCGAAGCTCGATGGTGCAAATTCGTGGCAGATCTTTACTAAGATCACGATGCCATACATCATCTTCGTGCTTACGCCATACCTGATCACAACCTTTACCGGAAACGTGAATAACTTTAACGTTATTTATCTTCTCTCTGGCGGTGCTCCCGTACCGATCGGTGATTCTGCAGGTAAGACGGATCTTTTGATTACCTGGCTCTACAAGCTGACGGTGGACAAGCACGATTACAGTCTCGGTGCAGTCATCGGTATTTTGACCTTCATCGTCCTGGCTGTGGTTTCACTGATCACCTACCGTAATTCGGGCTCCTACAAGAACGAGGAGGCGTTCCGCTGA
- a CDS encoding extracellular solute-binding protein, with protein sequence MTITWKKAAGTVGALSMALGLAACGGNTTAKDGSKASGETKAVSLRVWSPQEDKDWMTAQQKAFEKAHPEYKITWKNDVVSEADVRKTVQQDPSAAADVYMFANDQLGTLVDFGAIGQLGENEAKQVKEQNDDVMVQSVTGTDGKLYGVPFTGNTWFMYYNKAKLSADDVKSFDTMLEKAKVSFPLDNAWYIQSFYSKAADLKFFGDGTKAEEAIKLDPAKAGKVTAYLANVVANKNFVNDKDGSGLGGMKAGNVDVVFSGTWDAENVKKALGDNYAATVPPMIKVDGTDYQMDAFAGSKAIGYNPKTKEVKAASQFAAFLGSKDAQKAHYEMRGIVPTDKSLASEIKADDLAAKAQVDTIAKASILQPTIAAMGAWWDPAGALGAGLVNKEVTPDNAVAKVAPFVEQLAKATK encoded by the coding sequence ATGACGATCACTTGGAAGAAGGCCGCCGGTACAGTCGGCGCTCTCTCGATGGCTCTCGGTCTTGCTGCATGTGGCGGTAACACCACGGCAAAGGATGGCTCGAAGGCTTCGGGTGAAACGAAGGCTGTTTCCCTGCGAGTGTGGTCGCCGCAGGAAGACAAGGACTGGATGACTGCCCAGCAGAAGGCGTTCGAAAAGGCTCACCCAGAGTACAAGATCACCTGGAAGAACGACGTCGTCTCTGAAGCTGACGTTCGTAAGACTGTCCAGCAGGATCCGTCCGCAGCTGCAGACGTTTACATGTTCGCAAACGATCAGCTTGGTACTCTCGTGGACTTCGGTGCAATTGGGCAGCTCGGTGAGAATGAAGCCAAGCAGGTCAAGGAGCAGAACGACGATGTCATGGTTCAGTCGGTCACCGGCACCGATGGCAAGCTCTACGGTGTTCCGTTCACCGGTAACACATGGTTCATGTACTACAACAAGGCCAAGCTCTCGGCAGATGATGTCAAGTCTTTCGACACCATGCTTGAGAAGGCAAAAGTTTCTTTCCCGCTCGACAACGCTTGGTATATTCAGTCCTTCTACTCGAAGGCTGCTGATCTGAAGTTCTTCGGTGATGGCACTAAGGCTGAGGAAGCCATCAAGCTTGATCCTGCCAAGGCTGGCAAGGTTACCGCTTACCTCGCAAACGTTGTGGCAAACAAGAACTTTGTCAACGACAAGGATGGCTCGGGTCTGGGCGGCATGAAGGCCGGCAACGTTGACGTCGTCTTCTCCGGTACGTGGGATGCTGAGAACGTTAAGAAGGCTCTTGGTGACAACTACGCTGCAACTGTTCCTCCGATGATCAAGGTGGATGGCACCGATTACCAGATGGACGCGTTCGCTGGCTCGAAGGCAATCGGCTACAACCCGAAGACCAAGGAAGTCAAGGCTGCATCGCAGTTCGCCGCGTTCCTTGGCTCGAAGGACGCCCAGAAGGCTCACTATGAGATGCGCGGAATTGTTCCGACCGACAAGTCGCTCGCATCCGAGATCAAGGCTGACGATCTGGCTGCTAAGGCTCAGGTTGACACCATTGCCAAGGCGTCGATTCTTCAGCCAACCATCGCGGCAATGGGCGCTTGGTGGGATCCTGCCGGTGCTCTCGGCGCTGGTCTGGTGAACAAGGAAGTGACTCCGGACAACGCAGTTGCCAAGGTTGCTCCATTCGTGGAGCAACTGGCCAAGGCAACGAAGTGA
- a CDS encoding alpha-amylase family glycosyl hydrolase, giving the protein MALHYPSPAWMDTAVFYEVYPQSFQDSNGDGIGDLPGLISRLDYIAALGANALWINPCFDSPFKDAGYDVRDYCQVASRYGTNDDLVALFDAAHSRGMHVLLDLVPGHTSEEHKWFEASKNATMNALSDRYIWSSSWIDGGDGLPFIAGEAERDGTYILNFFKSQPALNYGFAHPKYPWQKEALGPQARATADALVDVMRFWLSRGADGFRVDMADSLVKHDDDGKPATIATWNYMFDQIRPEFPDAAWVSEWGRPAESMRAGFDADFYLDWRWGGNPNGYNMLLRNTDDSRTRGVDWSYFNADSGADITGFLGDYLPSLEEVQKVGGSFSLITCNHDTVRLAPRLDERERAIAFAFLLTMPGAPFIYYGDEIGMRYQNLPTKEGGYSRTGSRTPMQWDSLAQYGFTTSNEPYLPVDPSPDAPTAASEMARPDSLWNQMASLLRLRHQSPAFATTAAFAITHAERGNTLFAFSRGEGNDRRLVVVNPGRDWHDLDASGTTSVNYVIGSVTVDGGRVNVGPQSFAVLS; this is encoded by the coding sequence ATGGCGTTACACTACCCCTCCCCTGCATGGATGGACACAGCAGTCTTTTACGAGGTCTACCCTCAGTCTTTCCAAGATTCGAACGGCGATGGAATCGGTGATCTTCCCGGTTTGATTTCGCGCTTGGATTACATCGCTGCTCTCGGGGCAAATGCATTGTGGATCAATCCATGTTTCGATTCCCCCTTTAAAGACGCCGGATACGACGTGCGCGATTATTGCCAAGTTGCCTCGCGCTACGGCACCAACGACGACCTGGTGGCACTTTTCGATGCCGCACACTCTCGCGGTATGCACGTCCTGCTCGATCTTGTCCCCGGCCATACGTCTGAGGAACACAAGTGGTTCGAAGCGTCCAAGAACGCCACGATGAACGCGCTCTCGGATCGCTATATCTGGTCATCCTCGTGGATCGACGGTGGTGACGGCCTGCCCTTTATCGCAGGAGAAGCCGAACGCGACGGCACCTATATTCTGAACTTCTTCAAATCTCAGCCCGCATTGAACTACGGGTTCGCGCACCCCAAATACCCGTGGCAGAAAGAAGCACTTGGGCCCCAGGCTCGCGCAACAGCCGATGCCCTCGTTGATGTCATGCGCTTCTGGCTCTCCCGTGGCGCAGACGGATTCCGTGTCGATATGGCCGATTCCCTCGTCAAGCATGACGACGACGGCAAACCTGCCACGATTGCCACCTGGAACTACATGTTCGATCAGATCCGACCAGAATTCCCCGACGCCGCCTGGGTATCAGAATGGGGACGGCCCGCAGAGTCCATGCGTGCTGGGTTCGACGCCGATTTCTACCTCGATTGGCGTTGGGGCGGCAATCCCAACGGGTACAACATGCTCCTGCGTAACACTGACGATTCACGCACTCGGGGCGTGGACTGGAGCTACTTCAATGCTGATTCCGGTGCCGACATCACCGGTTTCCTCGGCGATTACTTACCTTCCCTTGAAGAAGTACAAAAAGTGGGCGGCAGCTTTTCGCTCATCACCTGCAATCACGACACAGTGCGTCTCGCTCCTCGCCTCGATGAGCGTGAGCGCGCCATCGCCTTCGCCTTCCTCCTGACGATGCCAGGTGCGCCGTTTATTTACTATGGCGACGAGATCGGAATGCGGTACCAGAACCTCCCCACAAAAGAAGGTGGATACTCCCGCACTGGTTCACGCACCCCAATGCAGTGGGACTCCTTGGCACAATACGGTTTTACAACGTCGAATGAGCCCTACCTTCCCGTTGACCCCTCTCCTGATGCGCCAACCGCCGCAAGCGAGATGGCTCGCCCGGATTCACTGTGGAACCAGATGGCAAGCCTTCTCCGCTTACGGCATCAGTCGCCAGCATTTGCCACAACAGCTGCTTTTGCAATAACCCATGCTGAGCGCGGTAACACGCTCTTTGCCTTTAGCCGAGGCGAGGGCAACGATCGCCGTCTCGTCGTCGTCAACCCAGGACGCGACTGGCACGATCTCGACGCCAGTGGAACCACAAGCGTCAATTACGTCATCGGTTCTGTGACTGTCGATGGCGGACGAGTCAACGTTGGACCACAGTCCTTTGCGGTGCTGTCTTGA
- a CDS encoding LacI family DNA-binding transcriptional regulator, with product MSRRIRLSDLAQQAGVSTATVSRVINGKDTVAPETRQAVLEALDLLGYERPEKLRERTGGLIGLIVPELTNPIFPRFVQALSGAMTLAGYTPLLGTQNAGGATEDSLTSAILTHGVSGLVFVSGLHADSTANLDRYEAIIERGTPFVTINGNNPALDVPDFSTDDADAVSQAVRHLAGLGHTKIAYASGPLRFIPSASKLAAFTNVMAEVAPGEPIRSAHTLFTVEGGHSAAKALIDDGATAIVCASDIMALGVIDYCAGVGLSIPGDVSVIGFDDSTMMPLVRPALTTVRQPVQAIADAVVATLVGRIGHPETPMFSATFKPELVVRETTAPPASK from the coding sequence ATGTCCCGTCGTATTCGTCTGTCGGATCTCGCGCAGCAAGCGGGAGTTTCTACAGCAACAGTTTCACGCGTGATTAATGGCAAAGACACTGTTGCTCCTGAAACTCGTCAGGCCGTTCTCGAAGCTCTGGATCTACTGGGTTACGAACGCCCAGAAAAGCTCCGCGAGCGCACCGGTGGCCTCATCGGTTTAATCGTGCCTGAGCTGACAAATCCTATCTTCCCTCGGTTCGTCCAAGCCCTTTCTGGCGCAATGACTCTTGCGGGTTACACTCCCCTGCTCGGCACTCAGAATGCCGGCGGAGCAACTGAAGATTCACTCACGTCCGCCATCCTCACTCACGGTGTATCGGGTTTGGTCTTCGTCTCTGGTTTGCACGCCGATTCCACGGCAAATTTGGATCGCTATGAAGCGATCATTGAACGTGGCACTCCATTCGTCACGATCAATGGAAACAATCCTGCGCTCGACGTTCCCGATTTTTCCACCGATGACGCCGACGCCGTATCGCAAGCAGTGCGCCATCTGGCGGGATTAGGACATACGAAGATCGCATATGCATCAGGCCCGTTACGTTTTATCCCGTCGGCTTCGAAGTTGGCTGCATTCACCAACGTGATGGCTGAGGTCGCCCCCGGAGAGCCAATCCGTTCGGCGCACACACTTTTCACTGTTGAGGGTGGCCATTCCGCTGCGAAGGCACTAATCGACGACGGTGCGACAGCAATCGTGTGCGCCTCGGATATTATGGCTCTCGGCGTCATCGACTACTGTGCCGGCGTCGGGCTGTCGATTCCTGGTGATGTCTCCGTGATCGGGTTCGACGACTCCACCATGATGCCGTTGGTTCGCCCTGCTTTGACCACGGTACGCCAACCTGTGCAAGCAATCGCCGACGCCGTCGTCGCAACTCTCGTCGGACGTATCGGGCACCCCGAAACCCCAATGTTCTCGGCAACATTCAAGCCAGAACTCGTGGTGCGTGAAACGACCGCGCCACCTGCGTCGAAATAG
- a CDS encoding glycoside hydrolase family 13 protein — MEILHRASDSHEWWREAVIYQIYPRSFASSNGPIGDLYGITSRLGYIKQLGADAIWLSPFYKSPQKDAGYDVADYRSVDPMFGDDAAAEVMIEKAHLVGLKVIVDLVPNHTSDQHEWFHAALAGGKDAPERARYWFREGKGEDGNEPPNDWISVFGGPAWTRVKDRADAPGSPWENDDSWYLHLFDSSQPDLNWTNPDVHEEFNSILRYWLDRGVDGFRVDVAHGLAKDPELPDWQYHWDMVSGGNEVPENVPAPPQWNRPEVHEIYREWRNVLNEYGKPALVAEAWLANPEDMKLYVRSDEMSQAFNFDFLISPFKEDAYRKVIAQSLAEMDAVGAPTTWVLSNHDVVRAASRFGLAETGKGPNGIRAWEEQPDAALGARRALAAHALQAALPGSLYIYQGEELSLPEHTELPDEVRQDPTFARTNGQEAGRDGCRIPLPWVSDHPSYGFSPDGSSWLPQPQQWAELAMDRQALDPNSSLNFFKKMYQIRKVVQLGSAELLEGTGPGLHYVSRAQGRDPLHIVTAFDDPVELPTGARVVLASSEVTQAGGEKVNGYVPANSTVWYVVDRQGL, encoded by the coding sequence GTGGAAATTCTTCACCGCGCAAGCGACTCCCACGAGTGGTGGCGGGAGGCGGTGATCTACCAGATTTATCCGCGTTCTTTCGCTTCCTCGAACGGGCCCATCGGCGATCTTTACGGGATCACCTCCCGACTCGGTTACATTAAGCAGCTCGGAGCTGACGCAATTTGGCTCTCACCGTTCTACAAGTCGCCGCAAAAAGATGCTGGCTACGATGTGGCCGACTACCGCAGCGTCGATCCGATGTTCGGAGATGACGCCGCTGCGGAGGTAATGATCGAAAAGGCGCACCTCGTCGGTCTGAAGGTCATCGTTGACCTGGTTCCCAACCACACCTCTGATCAACACGAGTGGTTCCACGCAGCACTTGCAGGTGGAAAAGATGCACCGGAGCGAGCACGCTATTGGTTCCGCGAGGGCAAGGGCGAGGATGGCAACGAGCCACCTAATGATTGGATTTCTGTGTTCGGCGGGCCAGCGTGGACACGTGTCAAAGACCGTGCCGACGCTCCTGGATCACCGTGGGAAAACGATGACTCGTGGTATCTACACCTCTTCGATTCCTCCCAGCCGGATCTGAATTGGACCAATCCAGACGTCCACGAAGAATTCAACTCAATTCTGCGCTACTGGCTCGACCGCGGCGTGGATGGTTTCCGCGTCGATGTTGCACACGGGCTTGCGAAAGACCCTGAGCTTCCTGACTGGCAGTACCACTGGGATATGGTATCCGGTGGCAATGAAGTCCCTGAGAATGTTCCTGCTCCGCCGCAGTGGAATCGACCTGAGGTCCACGAAATTTACCGCGAGTGGCGCAATGTTCTCAACGAGTATGGCAAGCCGGCACTAGTGGCTGAGGCTTGGCTCGCTAATCCGGAGGATATGAAGCTCTACGTCCGCAGCGACGAAATGAGCCAGGCGTTCAACTTTGATTTCTTGATCTCTCCTTTTAAGGAAGATGCCTACCGGAAGGTGATTGCGCAGTCGCTAGCCGAGATGGATGCCGTTGGCGCTCCGACTACCTGGGTTCTATCGAATCACGACGTCGTTCGTGCAGCTTCTCGCTTCGGCTTGGCCGAGACGGGCAAGGGCCCCAACGGCATCCGTGCGTGGGAAGAACAGCCCGACGCTGCTCTTGGAGCACGTCGTGCGCTTGCGGCACACGCTCTCCAAGCAGCGCTTCCTGGTTCCCTCTATATTTACCAGGGCGAAGAACTCTCACTGCCCGAACATACGGAGCTTCCCGACGAGGTGCGCCAAGATCCGACCTTTGCGCGCACTAACGGTCAGGAAGCAGGGCGCGATGGATGCCGCATTCCGCTACCGTGGGTGAGCGATCACCCGAGCTATGGCTTCTCCCCTGACGGCTCATCATGGCTTCCACAGCCACAACAATGGGCAGAACTTGCCATGGATCGCCAGGCTCTCGACCCGAACTCCTCGCTGAACTTCTTTAAGAAGATGTACCAGATCCGCAAGGTTGTACAACTCGGTTCGGCTGAACTTCTCGAAGGGACTGGCCCTGGCCTTCACTATGTGTCGCGGGCACAGGGACGCGATCCGCTCCATATCGTCACTGCATTTGATGACCCGGTTGAACTACCTACAGGTGCGCGAGTGGTCCTGGCATCGTCAGAAGTGACACAAGCCGGAGGCGAGAAGGTCAATGGCTACGTCCCAGCGAATTCAACGGTGTGGTACGTGGTTGATCGCCAAGGTTTGTGA
- a CDS encoding tetratricopeptide repeat protein: MAGAFDLSTLKSKKEPDSLSQAPAGESVPGKLEVELTEESLQAAVTTSMKVPVLVAFISDRSENSAKLLGFLRPMITAKAGRIQLAVADVDAHTQVSAVFGVNGVPALALLLQGNPVPIVQGLPAEDDVRAQIDKIIDSAAQYGINGVLDPNAQAKEPQIPPLHQEGMELMKQGDFAGARAAYEKALAQNPKDDEAKSALAQVNYLDRMGQMPQMTDPAEAQETLEKIARAPFSDVDTQLMGADIEFASRPDVALNRLIEAVKATSGDERERVRARILEFFDVLGQQSDIVAVARKALAAALF, from the coding sequence ATGGCTGGAGCATTCGATCTATCCACCCTCAAATCAAAGAAGGAACCGGACTCACTCTCCCAGGCACCCGCCGGGGAGTCTGTCCCGGGAAAGCTTGAAGTCGAGCTTACTGAGGAGAGTTTACAAGCGGCAGTCACCACGTCGATGAAGGTTCCCGTTCTGGTGGCCTTTATTTCGGATCGTTCGGAGAATTCCGCTAAACTCTTGGGTTTTCTTCGCCCAATGATCACGGCAAAAGCTGGTCGTATCCAGTTGGCCGTAGCCGACGTTGACGCGCATACCCAGGTCAGTGCTGTTTTTGGTGTCAATGGTGTTCCAGCTCTTGCCCTGTTGCTTCAGGGGAACCCCGTGCCGATTGTGCAGGGCTTGCCAGCGGAAGATGATGTGCGTGCCCAGATTGACAAGATCATCGATTCAGCAGCTCAATACGGGATTAACGGAGTATTGGATCCCAATGCGCAGGCCAAGGAACCGCAGATTCCACCCCTTCATCAAGAAGGAATGGAACTGATGAAGCAGGGCGATTTCGCTGGGGCACGAGCTGCCTATGAAAAGGCTCTGGCCCAAAATCCGAAGGATGACGAGGCGAAATCTGCGCTAGCTCAGGTTAACTACTTGGATCGAATGGGGCAGATGCCCCAAATGACAGATCCTGCTGAGGCACAAGAAACGCTTGAAAAAATTGCCCGTGCCCCGTTCTCAGACGTTGATACTCAACTTATGGGTGCGGATATCGAGTTCGCCTCTCGCCCTGATGTTGCTTTGAACCGACTCATCGAGGCAGTGAAAGCGACTAGTGGTGATGAGCGCGAACGTGTGCGTGCGCGCATCCTTGAATTTTTTGATGTGCTTGGTCAGCAATCAGACATCGTGGCAGTGGCGCGGAAAGCACTCGCAGCTGCCCTCTTCTAA
- a CDS encoding DivIVA domain-containing protein, with protein MWCNFQEVENIVAEEHPTFPVVMRGYDRAQVDERVSMLETQLEHTVRQVESLDSQILSLSAELSQAREQLKETERPSYSGLGQRVERLLKSTEEQALDVMTRARAEAKALVDGAKAQSASLADAASHESQSILNAARTEATNVKASAESEASALAEMSKRTSEEMVASAEREAARLRTDTQAEVAALRAKASHDAATTVAEAESEATAMRTAAQEEVAALRSAAQSDVAELRAQAEQEVAQLRARAQSDVAELRAQAEREVVELRKKAAQELADEDAQLRERAEAMVASAEGAAADAETRLVTATQRADSLTESSTKEAAKLLENARTEAASILDGARKEAARIRESAANDADRAKSDADAHIASLMEQKTNLTSYLEDMRAMLTGSTTSLALSEVVEAAEQHQKN; from the coding sequence ATGTGGTGTAACTTTCAGGAGGTCGAAAATATCGTGGCCGAAGAGCACCCCACATTCCCCGTTGTCATGCGCGGTTACGACCGCGCCCAGGTCGATGAGCGTGTCTCGATGCTCGAGACACAACTTGAGCATACCGTGCGCCAAGTTGAATCACTCGACTCTCAGATTCTTTCTCTTTCCGCTGAACTTTCACAAGCGCGTGAACAGCTCAAGGAAACGGAACGTCCCTCATACTCTGGTCTCGGTCAGCGCGTTGAGAGACTCTTGAAGTCAACCGAAGAGCAGGCTCTTGATGTCATGACTCGTGCTCGAGCGGAAGCGAAAGCCCTCGTGGACGGAGCAAAGGCACAGTCAGCGTCGCTCGCTGATGCCGCTTCCCACGAAAGCCAGTCGATTTTGAATGCGGCCCGCACTGAGGCCACAAACGTCAAAGCATCAGCTGAATCAGAGGCCAGCGCGCTGGCCGAGATGTCAAAGAGAACGTCAGAAGAAATGGTCGCCTCAGCAGAACGTGAAGCAGCACGCTTGCGTACAGATACCCAGGCAGAAGTCGCTGCTCTGCGAGCGAAGGCTTCCCATGATGCAGCTACCACTGTCGCTGAAGCTGAATCAGAAGCCACAGCAATGCGCACCGCCGCTCAAGAGGAAGTTGCTGCGCTGCGTTCTGCTGCTCAATCCGACGTCGCTGAACTTCGGGCACAAGCAGAACAAGAAGTCGCTCAACTCCGCGCTCGTGCGCAGTCGGATGTTGCCGAGCTTCGAGCCCAGGCCGAACGCGAGGTTGTGGAGTTGCGTAAAAAAGCTGCCCAGGAGCTTGCCGACGAAGATGCACAGTTGCGTGAACGTGCCGAAGCGATGGTCGCATCTGCTGAGGGCGCAGCCGCCGACGCCGAAACCCGCCTTGTCACGGCGACACAGCGTGCTGACTCCTTGACGGAGTCGTCAACGAAGGAGGCGGCAAAGCTCCTTGAAAACGCGCGCACCGAAGCAGCGTCGATTCTCGATGGAGCACGCAAAGAAGCTGCACGGATTCGCGAAAGCGCAGCCAACGACGCCGACCGAGCAAAGTCTGATGCCGATGCACACATCGCATCACTGATGGAGCAAAAGACAAACCTCACCTCATATCTTGAAGATATGCGTGCGATGCTCACTGGTTCAACCACGTCACTGGCATTAAGCGAAGTCGTCGAAGCCGCTGAGCAACATCAGAAAAATTAA
- a CDS encoding ATP/GTP-binding protein encodes MRRSKKYDREFRPLNTHALMGYTRYEIRGGLEYKVHHIKSAAKEYICPGCGGRIVTGESHEVAWTEEHLMGARAGQEARRHWHTSCWSARGGQGRW; translated from the coding sequence ATGCGTAGGTCAAAGAAATATGACCGTGAATTCCGCCCGCTCAATACACATGCGCTGATGGGATACACGCGCTACGAAATTCGCGGGGGACTCGAGTACAAGGTTCATCACATCAAATCGGCGGCGAAAGAGTATATCTGCCCTGGTTGTGGAGGGCGAATTGTGACAGGAGAATCTCACGAGGTGGCCTGGACAGAAGAACACCTCATGGGTGCTCGGGCAGGTCAAGAAGCCCGCCGCCATTGGCATACCTCGTGTTGGTCAGCGCGTGGCGGACAAGGCCGTTGGTAG
- the nucS gene encoding endonuclease NucS has protein sequence MRVVIAECSVDYSGRLDAHLDRAKRLLIVKPDGGVMVHSDGGSYKPLNWMSAPCTTRVLEPDEEQASVGITSVWRVDHDKTNDALVISFYDTSLDYEEELGEEPGLIKDGVEAHLQELLASQTGALGPNLRLIRREYPTAIGPVDLMLIDSAGTHIAVEVKRRGEIDGVEQLTRYLELLGRDSTLQPLRGIFAAQEIKPQARILAEDRGIECVVVDYDALRGLDDAEDRLF, from the coding sequence ATGCGTGTTGTTATTGCCGAATGTTCGGTTGATTATTCTGGGCGTCTGGATGCGCACCTTGATCGGGCGAAGAGATTATTGATCGTCAAGCCTGACGGCGGCGTCATGGTTCATTCAGACGGCGGATCGTATAAGCCGTTGAACTGGATGAGTGCGCCGTGTACCACCCGAGTCCTTGAGCCAGACGAGGAACAGGCTAGCGTCGGTATTACGTCTGTGTGGCGAGTCGATCACGACAAAACCAACGATGCGCTCGTCATTTCCTTCTACGACACATCACTCGATTACGAGGAAGAATTAGGCGAAGAGCCTGGTCTCATTAAAGACGGCGTTGAGGCCCATCTCCAGGAACTTCTAGCATCTCAGACAGGCGCATTAGGGCCAAATCTGCGCCTTATTCGTCGTGAATATCCGACTGCAATTGGGCCAGTTGATCTCATGTTGATCGATTCAGCGGGTACCCATATTGCTGTAGAGGTCAAGCGCCGTGGCGAGATTGACGGCGTCGAGCAACTCACGCGATACTTGGAGCTGCTCGGGCGAGATTCCACTCTTCAACCACTTCGAGGCATTTTTGCTGCGCAGGAGATTAAACCCCAAGCGCGCATCCTCGCTGAAGATCGCGGTATTGAATGCGTCGTCGTTGATTACGATGCTCTGCGTGGTCTTGACGACGCTGAGGATCGTCTCTTCTGA
- a CDS encoding DUF2550 family protein: protein MGYWGYVIVIAILVVGIGILGSYVWRLRRVLSRRGSFQAVVRQSGHERWHRGVAVFERFQIDWYPSRSLRFAPSQTWKRSDIELEVHPETTSDLQVVKFETPRGTWYMASTPVAVAAIVSWMDAAPPVEEPTDW, encoded by the coding sequence ATGGGCTATTGGGGGTACGTGATCGTCATTGCAATCCTCGTAGTGGGGATTGGAATTCTGGGTTCCTATGTGTGGCGTTTGCGCCGTGTACTTTCGCGGCGCGGGTCATTTCAGGCGGTTGTCCGTCAAAGTGGCCATGAACGCTGGCACAGAGGAGTTGCAGTCTTTGAAAGATTCCAGATCGATTGGTACCCGAGCCGTTCTCTGAGATTTGCCCCCTCACAGACGTGGAAGCGCTCAGATATTGAACTCGAAGTCCATCCTGAAACGACATCTGATCTTCAGGTCGTCAAGTTCGAGACTCCGAGGGGAACCTGGTATATGGCCTCAACCCCAGTGGCGGTCGCTGCGATAGTGTCGTGGATGGATGCAGCCCCTCCGGTTGAGGAGCCGACTGACTGGTAA